In Mesorhizobium sp. CAU 1732, the genomic window CCGATTACAGCTCTCACGCAGCCAGCTTCCCAGCCTGCAAAGCGTACCATCGCGACCATCAGCCTCGCGCGCTGCTGCTTTGGGGACGTCACGACCCCTATTACGATATCGCGGAGGTTGACGCATATGCTCGGAATCTCGAGCGGATCGACATGCATGTCTTCGACGGCACTCATCTGCTGCTGGAGACACATCACGAGGAATGCGCACGCATGATGCGCAATTTCATCGCCGATGTGACACGCGAGGAAGAAGTATCCTAGGTCCGCTTCTCATAAATTTCTGAGCGAAGCCGACCGTCGCCTTCTCACCCCGTTTTCGCCGTTTGCTCGTAGCGAATTCTCAGGCACCGGTTGGCTTGCTGGCGAAAACCGCCAATTGATCATCGAAGGCTCGCTTGTAGGCGGGCCGTGCTTGGCCACGGGCCATATAGGTCGACAGGTTTGGATAGTCCTCTAGTATGCCCTTTCCTTCCAGCCTGCGCAGTACCATCACCATCATGAGGTCACCGGCACTGAATCCGTTGTCGAGCCATTCGCCGTCGCCCAGCCGGATCGAAAGATCGTCCAGCCGGTTGCGGACCCGATTGTCCAGGAGCGGCAGGCGCGCCTCGTACCAGGTCTTGTCGCGCTCGAGATAAGATACCTGTTCCCGCTCGACGATCGGCGGTTCCACGGTGTTGAGCGCGGCGAACATCCATGCGATCGCGCGCATCCGGGCATTCGCATCGTCCGGCAGCAGGCCGACATGGTGCTCGGCGATATGCAGGATGATCGCGCCGGACTCGAACAGGGCGAGATCGCCCTCCTCATAAGTCGGGATCTGTCCGAAAGGATGAAGCCTGCGATGCGCGGGCTCCTTCATCGCGGAGAACGATACAAGGCGAACATCGTAGGCCTGGCCCACTTCTTCCAGTGCCCAACGAACCCGCATGTCGCGCGCGAGTCCCCGGCCTTGATCGGGAGAGCTTTCAAAGGCGGTGATGGCGGGGCGCATTCGAGGACTCCGGGTTGGTGGTGATGGGCCCATTTAGCTTGGCCGTCGCAG contains:
- a CDS encoding glutathione S-transferase family protein, producing MRPAITAFESSPDQGRGLARDMRVRWALEEVGQAYDVRLVSFSAMKEPAHRRLHPFGQIPTYEEGDLALFESGAIILHIAEHHVGLLPDDANARMRAIAWMFAALNTVEPPIVEREQVSYLERDKTWYEARLPLLDNRVRNRLDDLSIRLGDGEWLDNGFSAGDLMMVMVLRRLEGKGILEDYPNLSTYMARGQARPAYKRAFDDQLAVFASKPTGA